The window AGGCGCTCTCCTCTCTGGCCTTCAAAGAAACTTTTTGATCCATGTGATTTACTTTGACAAGTGGAGAGTATACTTTCTAAACCACCACATCTTATCAAATTACGGTCAGTCATTTAGTTGTTGCCCAATGGTTGGTGGTTGTGTTAACTACTTAAGAGCGGGATTAGTGAAGGTACACATTTCCTCCTCCATCAGTAAcctcatgttaaaaaaaaatttcaacttttaattcTTGTCGCGAGGttattaatgaaaataaaaagaaaggccaaATCCTCAAACCTATATCTTTATAAGAAGTGCAGATTACCAAATTATGCATATTTGCAGAAGACCCAAAATGATCGGCAGCCTCTAGTTTCTTTATGTTCTTTGACACATCATGCTGCTGAAGAAATGACTTTCGCATATATTTTGCGGCGCGATACTTCATGATCAACATAATGAACCTAATTTGGAtaactaagaaaaaaaaaaggcaacgaATCCAAGTTTTGAAGCAAAGGAAATGCACATGATTTGTTGCAGCCAGTAGTTAAATATTGTATTAGCTAATGATATCACATTTAGCAACCACTGTTAGAGAACGATATCCTTTTACGTAAACCAAATGCAAAAGAATTAACCATGTATTTGTCTCAGATCATTCAATTTTGATATCTTATAAACTAAGGTTCCattttgattatttatatttgactttatatATATTAACTTATTTAAGTGTTTCCTTAACTCAAAATAATTTCTTCTGACATCGAATTATAAATACTTCTAAAACATTACTATCACAAGTAATGTTAGGCGTAGCACGCGCTGAtcatatttttataatattttatcaaGTGGGTTGACTCGGAAAGGATTGAACCCTTCGCACATtaagttcaatttcaaatctCGCTACCGACAATTCCATTTGGTAGACGATCTATAACCCTTCTAGAGGGCCTTCTAAGCTTGTAAAATGCCCTATCttttcataaaccttttcataccggaaaaaaagaaaagaaaacaagtgaTCCGATTAGAACAGGAGCAATACATATTTCCCCCAGCTATATTTATATCTTGAAGAGAACTTATATATACCTCAATGACGACGACATTATTTTAAGAAACTATTAATTGATTGAAGGAcgaaaaaacattttaaatacTCGAATTCGTTTAACACCACGTTGTCCTCCAATAATATAAGATCAGCCATGAAAGGGagcctaattaaaaaaaagattaataatacaaaaaatccTACACTAGTAAACTTGTGTTACAATTCCAAAGTAATTCGTGTCAAAAAATTCTGAACTTATATATCTATGGCCCACCAGAGATTCTCCCCCCATGACCTATTGCACCACGATAGATTGCACTTGGtaacccaaaagaaagcaatgcTAGCAATGATGTGGCATCCAAAGAATAGATAATCAATGGAGTTCGTCGTATCATTGCAAAAGGCACATGCCCCACAATCAATCTGCCATGGGATAGCAATAGAGCTTGCGTAGGAAGTCTGCGCTTGGCAATGAGCCAAAGATTGACTTGGTACCTTGGTGTAATCGAGTTGTTTCAAATGAGTGCGTGCTAATGAAGCGGAGCCTTCTTTTGCCTAATGGTCTCCCAAGCCAACGCTACAGTGAACAGGCTAGAAAAGTTCTCCATCCAGCAAAAATGGTTCGGGTTTTGAGAAAGGACCAGGAGGGGGCATTCCCACGAGTCCAAAATCGACTTGATAGCCTGGCCTGAAGTGGAGAAGAGATTAGCCACCAACGCTTGCCTATGTAGTCCGGAGCTATGGATGAGAGAGTCCAAGAATATTAGGTTCAAAGGACCCCTAGGGTGCCAGTTGTCAAACTAGAGAGACACAGAAAAGCCGTCCCCTATCCTCCAAGAGAAGGAGTTGCGGAATTCCCTTCTGAGTTGGAGGATTTTCTTCCAGGTCCATGAGCAATTTCTTGTTAAATTGTTGACATAGAAACACACGTGGCAAACAACTTGGATGATTTGTATATAACATAAATGTGACGTGAAAATTGGTCAAAGATGGATTTTCTAGACAAGTCGTTTTGGAGAAGCCAAATCTCCAAAAAGGCAAAATGAATTGACATCTGCTAAATATGATAATATGCGACCATTTCGAAGCAAACTCAgggtcttcctcttccttttctaaATGGATATTGAAAATCGAGTAGgaacttagatttttttttttcaataagtGATTACCTTCCAAATTGGAGATCTTTTCCAGGTGATAATTAAGGTGCTTCCACATTCAGCAAGATGCATTTCGTATTGAGACACGGCTCTCCATATTTATCTTTCAACATCTATCTTGGGTGTCCTCAGGTTGGCTTTCCTTTGCTgcgttttgggtttttctttgaTATCCTTGACAAAAATGGAATGGATCTTTAAGAATTTTCCCGAAAATGGCATGTTCCGAACAGCCGAAAAAAGGAAATGCCGGAGTTAGAACCTCTTTATTGATTAAATGAAGCTTAGAGGATCTTACATGTGGAAACGAGTAATATtgtgttttaaaatatttttaaaaattaaccaTGATGTggtaaaaatttgaaaaagcaCATCACCTCCGATATTAGATGTTTCATAAAGAATAAAAGGCACATCACCTTTGATTCTCCATTCTTGAGTAAGCCGTTTATTTAAATTTAACGGTTTTCGAATTTAAGGTTCTACTATGTATAACTTAATAGTATTAGATGTTCCGTAAATAATAACAGCACATCGCCTccgattttccatttttgagttagccatttattgaaattttacgGCTTCATAAATAAATGCAGCTgtcaaaatgatcaaattaacGAGAAAAGCCGTAATTACTTATATGTAACCAATGTGTCGTGCACAAACTGTCTAGTGGCGATCTCTCTGCATGCATCATAATTAGGTAAAATGTGAGCCGAAAGCTGTAGGCCAGCCAAATATGAAGTATTACTAGGAATCCAATGGTAAATTTAATCCATGGTCATGACTTTCCTTAACCACGCTGACAAAACCCGTATAAATTGTGCTAAGGTCTCATTGAACAGCATCACATTCACTTGGTCCTTCTCTTCATCTCAGAGATCTGCTCCTTCTTTCACTCTGAGAAAGCTCAAGGTATGCTTTCTCTTTAAATTTCGGGGGCTTTCTGTTTAAGTGTTAGTCTTTgcttgaggaaaaagaaaggcctTTTCAGGTTTTGTTCTATGCAGATATGGAGGGAACAAGAGTTGCTGTTCACCCTTCACGTGAAGAACAGTGAGtttatttttatcttcaattatttttttgccaGTCCTGCTGTATAGTGCTGAAAGCTAAAAGTTCACATTTTTCTCTGTCGTGGGTTCGTTTTGCACGAGAGCACCCTTTAagatgttattttgaatttgatcctTCGTTCTTTTTTCTGGTTCTGAAGCTATGGACAACCCCTAGGAGGAGTGGAGGGAGACGCGGAAGGTAGCGCGCGGAGACCGACAACTGATGACGCCATGTCATATCTCGGGGAACTAAAGGACACGCTCCGAGATGAACCGGAAAAGTACAATACTTTCGTGGAAATTATGAAAGATTTCAAGAGTCAAAGGTACAATCATGAACCTTGTGGCGACTATTCGATCATCAATGATTTATACTTCTCCTTATTCATTCCATTCTTCGGTGCCTCGCAGAATCGATGCAATGATGGTCGTAGCAAGAGTAAAGGAATTATTCACTGGATATGAGAGATTGATTCATGGGTTCAATACTTTCTTGCCGGACGGATGCAAAATATCACCGGATGAACCTAGGAAGCTTGTCAGTTTCGAAGAGGTGATTGGGTTCGTCATCAAGGTCAAGGTATGgcaccaactttttttttttttttttttttttttttggtgatcgaGGAACGGCCGGAGACTCCCTTTCGCTTATGCTAATCGGGTGGCATCAACTTTTTCTTATGGGGCTGAATGCAAATTTTTCACTGATGATTTATTTTTACGTCTTGCTTGGGCACAGGAACGTTTTCAAAGCGAGGAAAATGTTTATCTATCGTTTCTGGATGCTTGGCGTGGGAACAACCCAATTAGGGTGGTCTACAATGAGGTAAATGCGGTTCCACGGGCTTCCTTGCGCGCGCGACCTCTTGTTTTGATATCAAAGTTTACCAATCTTAATGAAGTTAGACATGCCGTGTAGGTTTAAAATTATTTGATCTATCATTCCTAATGTCCATAGGTTGCTGGTCTTTTCGCCGGCCATCCGGACTTGCTCGAGGAATTCAAGAGGCTCTTGCCTGAAATCTCTCAGGA of the Eucalyptus grandis isolate ANBG69807.140 chromosome 10, ASM1654582v1, whole genome shotgun sequence genome contains:
- the LOC108955604 gene encoding paired amphipathic helix protein Sin3-like 2, whose translation is MEGTRVAVHPSREEHYGQPLGGVEGDAEGSARRPTTDDAMSYLGELKDTLRDEPEKYNTFVEIMKDFKSQRIDAMMVVARVKELFTGYERLIHGFNTFLPDGCKISPDEPRKLVSFEEVIGFVIKVKERFQSEENVYLSFLDAWRGNNPIRVVYNEVAGLFAGHPDLLEEFKRLLPEISQDQEEVSSITTPTSRRLEMDRTRQDGIADSQAKDRATVDHPHLDDDEEIMKVYEDEVKRFEGRVQLIVSAIYSVLAILVFLLALWIYRGN